One window of the Rosa rugosa chromosome 3, drRosRugo1.1, whole genome shotgun sequence genome contains the following:
- the LOC133739281 gene encoding esterase-like isoform X1, producing the protein MGYSPKVIISLFCSYMLILHITSSAVIPTLALKDCEFPAIFNFGDSNSDTGGLAASLLLTPTTPYGETYFHMPAGRFSDGRLIIDFLAKSLGHPYLSAYLDSLGTNFSHGANFATAASTIRLPDLILPAGEFSPFYLDIQYMQFLQLKSRSQLIRHRGGIFASLMPKEEYFSKALYTFDIGQNDLGEGFFGNMTIQEVNASVPDIITGFSTNIKKIYDLGARSLWIHNTGPIGCLPYIVANFPSAEKDEIGCAKAYNEVAQHFNHELKQAIVQLRKDLPLAAFTYVDVYSVKYSLFKEPEKYGFELPLVACCGSGGKYNYNATAGCGAIITVNGSQILVGSCKNPSIRVNWDGIHYTEAAAKFVFDKISTGAYSDPPLPLKQACHRSLN; encoded by the exons ATGGGGTACTCTCCTAAAGTTATCATTTCTCTGTTCTGCTCCTATATGCTTATATTGCATATTACCAGTAGTGCTGTGATCCCTACCTTGGCTTTGAAAGACTGCGAGTTTCCTGCCATCTTCAACTTCGGAGACTCAAATTCAGATACTGGTGGACTAGCCGCATCCCTTCTTTTAACACCAACCACACCTTATGGAGAGACCTATTTCCATATGCCGGCCGGAAGATTCTCTGATGGAAGACTCATCATCGATTTCCTTG CAAAGAGTCTTGGTCACCCTTATCTAAGCGCATATCTGGATTCTCTCGGGACAAATTTCTCGCATGGTGCAAATTTCGCCACTGCAGCTTCCACTATCAGACTCCCAGATCTCATTTTACCAGCCGGTGAATTTAGTCCCTTCTACCTTGATATTCAATATATGCAGTTCCTGCAACTAAAATCCAGATCACAACTCATAAGGCATCGAG GGGGAATATTTGCAAGTTTAATGCCCAAGGAGGAGTACTTCTCCAAAGCTTTATACACATTCGACATTGGTCAGAATGATCTTGGCGAGGGATTTTTCGGTAACATGACTATACAGGAAGTAAATGCATCTGTTCCTGATATAATCACTGGTTTCTCAACTAATATCAAG AAAATATATGATTTGGGAGCAAGATCATTATGGATCCACAATACGGGGCCGATTGGCTGTCTCCCTTACATTGTGGCAAACTTCCCGTCAGCTGAGAAAGACGAGATTGGCTGTGCAAAGGCTTACAATGAAGTAGCTCAACATTTTAACCACGAGTTGAAGCAGGCCATAGTTCAACTCAGGAAGGATCTTCCTTTGGCTGCATTCACTTATGTAGATGTGTATTCTGTCAAATACTCTCTTTTCAAGGAACCCGAAAAGTATG GATTTGAGCTCCCACTTGTTGCTTGTTGTGGCTCCGGTGGTAAGTACAACTATAACGCCACTGCTGGATGTGGAGCAATAATTACAGTTAATGGAAGCCAAATCCTTGTTGGTTCATGCAAAAACCCCTCAATTAGAGTGAACTGGGATGGTATTCATTACACCGAGGCAGCTGCCAAAtttgtttttgataaaatttcAACCGGAGCGTATTCAGATCCACCTCTTCCCTTGAAACAAGCATGTCACAGGAGTTTGAACTAA
- the LOC133739281 gene encoding esterase-like isoform X2, producing the protein MRRESIVGIYHWIWLKRLSTAPWMKGSSHDVAKSLGHPYLSAYLDSLGTNFSHGANFATAASTIRLPDLILPAGEFSPFYLDIQYMQFLQLKSRSQLIRHRGGIFASLMPKEEYFSKALYTFDIGQNDLGEGFFGNMTIQEVNASVPDIITGFSTNIKKIYDLGARSLWIHNTGPIGCLPYIVANFPSAEKDEIGCAKAYNEVAQHFNHELKQAIVQLRKDLPLAAFTYVDVYSVKYSLFKEPEKYGFELPLVACCGSGGKYNYNATAGCGAIITVNGSQILVGSCKNPSIRVNWDGIHYTEAAAKFVFDKISTGAYSDPPLPLKQACHRSLN; encoded by the exons ATGAGGAGAGAAAGTATAGTTGGGATATATCACTGGATATGGTTGAAGAGATTATCCACAGCTCCTTGGATGAAAGGCTCTTCCCATGATGTAG CAAAGAGTCTTGGTCACCCTTATCTAAGCGCATATCTGGATTCTCTCGGGACAAATTTCTCGCATGGTGCAAATTTCGCCACTGCAGCTTCCACTATCAGACTCCCAGATCTCATTTTACCAGCCGGTGAATTTAGTCCCTTCTACCTTGATATTCAATATATGCAGTTCCTGCAACTAAAATCCAGATCACAACTCATAAGGCATCGAG GGGGAATATTTGCAAGTTTAATGCCCAAGGAGGAGTACTTCTCCAAAGCTTTATACACATTCGACATTGGTCAGAATGATCTTGGCGAGGGATTTTTCGGTAACATGACTATACAGGAAGTAAATGCATCTGTTCCTGATATAATCACTGGTTTCTCAACTAATATCAAG AAAATATATGATTTGGGAGCAAGATCATTATGGATCCACAATACGGGGCCGATTGGCTGTCTCCCTTACATTGTGGCAAACTTCCCGTCAGCTGAGAAAGACGAGATTGGCTGTGCAAAGGCTTACAATGAAGTAGCTCAACATTTTAACCACGAGTTGAAGCAGGCCATAGTTCAACTCAGGAAGGATCTTCCTTTGGCTGCATTCACTTATGTAGATGTGTATTCTGTCAAATACTCTCTTTTCAAGGAACCCGAAAAGTATG GATTTGAGCTCCCACTTGTTGCTTGTTGTGGCTCCGGTGGTAAGTACAACTATAACGCCACTGCTGGATGTGGAGCAATAATTACAGTTAATGGAAGCCAAATCCTTGTTGGTTCATGCAAAAACCCCTCAATTAGAGTGAACTGGGATGGTATTCATTACACCGAGGCAGCTGCCAAAtttgtttttgataaaatttcAACCGGAGCGTATTCAGATCCACCTCTTCCCTTGAAACAAGCATGTCACAGGAGTTTGAACTAA